GGAGTGGCTCGGCAATACTTCCTGGAGGGTGTAGTTGGCATCGATCAGACCGTCATAATAGTAACCCCAAAGACGCGGCTGAACCTGGGCCACTCCGGGAATCCGCCGGATTGTTTCCCCGTACTCCAGGGGGATGAGCTCATGACGCCCCCCGGAGAGCCGCTGGACCACCAGTTCAGGTGCATCGGCTAAAAGGTATTCAGCCTCCTTTTTCAAGGAGTGGGTTAAAAAAAGGATGGAAGCCAGGGTTGCAACGGTAAATGTGTAGACGATAATAATGGCCAGGTTCTTGAATTTTCTGCGAATCAGAGACGAAAGTGCATATTCTAGAATTTTGAAGTGATGCATGGGCCACCGTTGTCCGGAAAATTATTGATTGCTCCTGCCAAAGCTGCTTGGGGCGATAATGGATCCGGCCGGAAAATGCTCAAGGGCCGAAGGAAAATCCTGAAACGGCGTAAACCGATCAGCCTGGGACGGATGGCGGGTGTAGCGAGCCTCGGTCCAGATGGCCAGATCGGTCAGTTGTAAAGCACCTGCCGTTGTTCTTAATTGGGGCAGCTCTGTCGCCAGCAGATGGTCGGCTCTGATCTGTCCAAAAAAGAACAGCAGGCTCAGGACCAACATTTCCAGGGCGGTCAGAGCAATGAAGACCCGGTGCTTGAGCATCGAGTTACTCGACTTCGGTTTCGATAAGATGGTGTTCTTTGTAGATGAGAACTTTTTTACCGCCATGATCACGCATGAACGATTTGACCTCTGCGCTGTTGCGCAGGGTGACGTACTCTTCACCCATGGGGCCGAGCACATCACTGCCACTGACAAAATAAACCTCGCTGGCAGGCAGCAGCACGACATTGTAATAATCGGTCACAAAAACCCCGGAAATGTCTGCCAGTTTGGCGCCGGGGTTATATTTATTCAGATCAGCCAGGTAGGTGAACATGTCCTTCGGACCGTCAAAATAGGCCTTGGTGTCGTCCTTGAACTGGACAACGGCAATCCAGTTCGGATATGGTGCCACGAACATTCCGCAGACCGGACAGCGCTCTTTATCCGGCAATGGCGGAGTATCCGCCAACGCGGGCAGGGCAAGGAAGGTCAGGACCAACAGGATTGCTGTCATTTTGCCAATGGCCATCGCAAGACACCTTTTTTAGATAGGGTTTGTGACAGATATGAGTATTTATATCTGATTGAATGATAGCCGTAAATGTAGCAGCATTGCAACATCAGGTTTTAATCTTTTATCAAGAATTACGGGTTTTTCCAGACCTGCTGATCCGCTTGGGTGACGATGATAGCGGGGAAAGGCAGCCAGAACCAGCTGCGCAGCGGTATTTGGAGAGACGTGTAGAATCCCCGGTGGAGAGTTGCTGGGTGAGAGCAGTCTGCAAATTATGGGGAAAATTCCACAAAATCTTGATTCTTGTCGGTAAAAAATGAGATTGTAGATAGTTTGTTGGAGTTAAACGAGGATACCACTCTGGCTTGTTGCCAGGGGGTCGAGTTTAACAGTTTGAAAGAGCAAATTTAATTCCGGATATTGAATATGGAATCTGTGCGGGCGAAAAGCGCAGGCTTCTGCATGGGAGTCAGCCTGGCCTTACGCAAATTGGATGAAGTTATAAAAAAACATCCCGACTCAGGAAAGATCTACATTTTCGGTTCAATCATTCATAACCCTCAGGTGGTTGAAGATTATGCCGGAAAAGGGGTCGTTACGGTTGAATCGGCTGAGGATATTCCGGACGGCTCGATCGTTGTGGTTCGGGCTCATGGGATTACCAAGCAGATCCGCCAGCGGCTGACCGAGCGGGGTATTCATGTTGTCGATGCGACTTGCCCGAAAGTCAGGGAAGCCTGCCTGAGGATTGAAAAAAGCACCGCAGAAGGGCGGACTTTATTGTTGTTCGGTGAAGAAACCCACCCCGAAGTCAAATGCCTGTTAAGTTATGCGGCTGGAACCTCTTTTGTGTTCGATAGCTTTGAACACTGCCGTCGCCAGCGGCTTGATCCTGCTCTGAAATATTGCCTTGCTGCACAAACAACGCAGGATAAAAGTACTTTCGACCAGATCAGCAAGCACTTGACCAATCACGAAAATCTGGACCTGATTGTCCTGCCGACGATTTGTGATGCCACTAAAAAACGTCAGGGAGAAGCCATTCGCCTGGCTGAAGAGGTCGACTTTTTTATTGTTGCCGGGGGGTACAACAGTAGCAATACTAAGCGTCTGGCCGAAGTGATCGCCGCCCACGGCACCAAGGTCATTCATGTTGAAACAGCTGCCGAATTGCCGCTTGACGAACTGCGCCAGTATCGCAAGATCGGGCTGACCGCCGGGGCTTCCACCCCAAGGAAGATTGTCGATGAAATCCAGGCGGTTCTGGAATCGCTTTAAATTCATAGCACCATGGAGTCTGTTTTGCCTGTCATAAATCAATCCGTTCCGGAAATCCTCCGTCCCGAGCTGTCCGGGAATGGGGTCTGTATCGAATCAACCGAGCTGAAAAAACAGTTACAGCAGATTCAACGGCCGCTGTTTTTGGCACAGGACGGTGCCGGTGTCCGGCTTCGGGATGCTGCTGCCAGCGGACCGAACGGAGAGTTTTCCGGGATGGTCCTGCCGTGCCCCCTCGAATCCCTTGGCAGCCGCCGCTTCTGCAGCGATTTCAATATCAAGTACCCCTATGTCGGTGGCTCCATGGCCAAAGGGATCAGCTCGGTTGCGATGGTCCGTGAATTGGGGCGCCACGGCATGCTCGGTTTTTTCGGCGCCGCCGGGTTGTCTTTGCAGGATATCGAAAGGGCCATCGATCAGCTGGAGTCGGAGGGCAATGCTTTTTCCTACGGTTTCAACCTGATTCACAGCCCCAATGAGCCTGAACTGGAAAAGGCCGTGGTCGAACTTTATATCCGCCGCGGCATCCGCCTGATTGAAGCGTCCGCGTTTTTGTCCTTAACCTTGCCGGTCGTCCGTTTCCGAACCCATGGAATTTATCGGGACGCCCAGGGAAGGGTGGTTGCGCCCAACCGGGTCATCGCCAAGATATCCCGGGAAGAAGTGGCTGCGAGGTTTTTAGCTCCCCCACCGGAGAAAATGTTGCGCCAACTGGTTGCCGAAGGTCAGTTGACCGAAGAACAGGCCCTGCTGGCTGCTGAGATCCCGGTGGCGCAGGATATTACCGTTGAGGCTGATTCTGGCGGGCATACCGATAATCGCCCGGCACTGGCTTTGTTCCCAACCATTCTTGCTCAAAAAGAACAGGTTCAGCGTCAGCAAAACTATGCCTGCGAGTTGCGGGTCGGACTCGGCGGCGGCATCGCCACTCCGGCTTCGGCCGTTGCCGCATTTGCCATGGGCGCTGATTACCTGGTGACCGGGACTGTCAACCAGGCCTGTATTGAATCGGGCACCTGTGACGAAGTGAGGCAGATGCTCGCGGAAACCCGGCAGGCGGACATCACCATGGCTCCTTCCGGGGATATGTTTGAATTAGGGGTTAAAGTTCAGGTGGTTAAACGCGGGACCATGTTTGCCATCCGGGCTCACAAGTTGTATGAACTTTATCGCGCTTTCAGCAGCATTGAAGAATTGCCTGCCGATGAGCGGGACAAGCTGGAAAAAACCTTTTTCCGCACTTCGCTGGATGCGGTCTGGGAGCAGACCCGGCGTTATTTCTCCGGGCGTGATCCCCGCCAGGTTGAAAAAGCTGAAAAAGACCCGAAATATAAAATGGCCCTGGTTTTCCGCTGGTATCTGGGGCAGTCTCCCGTTTGGGCCAATAGCGGTGAGGCGAGTCGGAAAATCGACTATCAGATCTGGTGCGGACCGGCCATGGGAGCCTTTAACGAGTGGGTCCGTGGTTCGTTTCTGGAACAGGTATCGGAACGCAAAGTTGCTGTCGTTGCCATGAACATTCTGTTTGGTGCTGCCGTGTTGCAACGCGGCAATCAACTGAAACAGCAAGGGGGGACCCTCCCTTCAGCACTGAATCTGACAGCTCCGCTGACCATTGATCAAATCAAGGAGTTCCTCAGTTGAATAATAACAATGAAGTTAAAGAACAGTCGCCGGCATCCGTCCCTCTGGCTATTGTCGGGATCGGTTGCATGTTTCCTCAGGCGGATAACGCCGGTGCCTTCTGGACCAATATCAGGAACGGCGCCGACGGCATCAGCGAAGTTCCGGAAACGCACTGGCGTCCTGAAGATTATTTTGATCAAGACCCTAAAGCGGCCGATAAAGTTTACTCCAAACTTGGCGGCTTTTTGTCGCCGGTAGAATTCAACCCGATGGATTACGGGATTTTGCCCAATTCCATCGAGGCCATCGATACCTCACAGCTGCTTGGACTGCTGACTGTTGAACAAGCCCTGGCCAATGCCGGTTATGCTGGTGATAAAGAGTTTGATCGGGATCGGGTCAGTGTCATCCTCGGTGTGACCGGTGCCCTGGAACTGGTGATTCCGTTAGGGGCAAGGCTCGGCCACCCGCGTTGGCGGCAGGCTTTGGAAGATGCCGGGGTAGATCAGGAATTGGCTGAAGATGTGGTCCGGCGGATATCCGATTCCTATGTCCCCTGGCAGGAGAATTCCTTTCCCGGTTTGCTCGGCAATGTCGTGGCCGGGCGGATCAGCAAGCATTTTAATTTCGGCGGCACCAACTGTGTTGTCGATGCGGCTTGCGGCAGCTCTTTAAGCGCTTTGAACCTGGCCGCTCTGGAACTGGCGGCCGGTCGCTCCGATATGGTCGTGACCGGCGGTATCGATACCTTCAACGATATTTTCATGTACTCCTGCTTCAGCAAAACCCCGGCCTTGTCGCCTTCGGGACATGCCAGACCGTATTCCGCCGACTCCGACGGGACCACTATCGGTGAAGGTCTCGGGGTGGTGGTGCTGAAACGGTTGAGCGATGCCGAACGGGACGGTGATCGAATCTATGCGGTGGTCAAAGGGATCGGTGCGTCCAGTGACGGGCGTGGCGGTGCCATTTACGAACCGACTGCCAGCGGTCAGACCAAGGCCCTGCGCCGGGCTTACGAGCAGGCCGGAATTGATCCGCGCAGCATTGAACTGATTGAAGGGCATGGGACCGGGACCCGGGTCGGTGACGCCATCGAAGTGGCCGCCTTGCAGGAAGTTTTCGGTCCCGCGGAACAGCCCTGGTGCGCTCTCGGATCGGTCAAGTCGCAGATCGGCCATACCAAAGCCGCTGCTGGCTCGGCCGGGCTGATCAAAGCAGCCCTGGCCCTTTACCATAAGGTTCTGCCGCCAACAATCAAAGTTGACCAGCCCCATGAAAGCCTGTTGCAGGAGTCATCAGCCTTTTACCTGAACACCGAATGCCGCCCTTGGGTTGGCAACCCGAACCACCCGCGGCGGGCCGGAATCAGCGCCCTGGGCTTCGGTGGCAGCAATTTCCATTGTCTTCTTGAAGAATATCAGCCGGAAAAAGCCGTGGTCGATTGGTTGGGTGATGTCCAGCCGGTGCCCTTTTCAGCGTCAACCATCGAGCAACTGAAACAGGCGGTCAACGATTTCCCGGTTGCGGCCGACTGGCGCGCCATCCGCGCTGCCGCCGCCGCCCAGCGGCAAAGCTTTGACAGCGCTGCTGAATACCGTCTGGTAGCGGTTCTGGATCGCCGCCAGGCTGATCCGGTCGGGCCGTTAAAGACCTGCCTCACCCAGTTGGCTAAACATGCGGAGCAAAGCGTCTGGGAAACACCTGACGGCGCTTATTTTGCCAGCGGCCCGGCTGGTGGCAAAGTGGCCCTGCTGTTTCCAGGACAGGGAGCCCAGTATCCCGGCATGCTTGCCGATCTGGCCGTGCAGTTCCCGGAGTTTTTTGTTGTTCTGGAGCAGGCCGATCGTTCCTTTTCCGCTGCCAATGGACAGAGCAGCGGTGCCCTGGCCGGAAAACTGTACCCACGGCCGCAATTTGATCAGGCGGGCAGGGACGCCAGTTTTGCCGCACTGCAGGCCACCGACCTGGCCCAGCCCGCGCTGGGAGCGGTCAGTCTGGGAGCGATGCGGGTTTTGAATGGTTTCGGCCTGCAGGGGGATGCTTTTGCCGGACACAGTTACGGTGAACTCGCGGCGCTTTGTTGCGCCGGTGCTCTGGCGGAACCGGATCTCTATCGTCTGTCCAAATTAAGGGGCGAACTGATGGCCGCCGGTGGCGGGGACCGGGGGACAATGCTGGCGGTATCCGCCCCCTTGGCGGAGATTGCCGATTTTATCAGCACGGCTGGTCTCGATCTGGTTTTGGCGAATCGCAATACGCCCACTCAAGGGGTTCTTTCCGGGGCGACCAGCGAGATTGAGAAAGCCGCTCGGTTACTCGAACAGCAGGGGATTGCCCACAAGCGTCTCTCTGTGGCTGCGGCATTTCACAGCGCGCTGGTTGCGGAAGCCGCCCAACCGTTTGCTGCTGAACTGGCTCAGGTTGACTTTCAGCCGGCCCGCGGCCAAGTGTATTCAAATACTACCGGCCAGGCTTATCCGCAAGAGACTCAAGCCATGGCGGAACTGCTCTCCAGACAGTTGGCCAGCCCCGTCGATTTTGTCGCGGAAGTCGCCAGTCTCTATCGGGATGGCGCACGCATTTTTGTTGAAGTGGGTCCTGGTGCACGCCTGGTCGGGATGGTCAAAGCGATCCTCGCTGAGCAGCCATATGCGGCGGTTGCCCTTGATTCTTCCAACGGTAAACGTTCCACGATTCACGATCTGGCCCGACTGCTGGCCCGGCTGGCCTCCCTTGGCGTCAGCCTTGATCTGAGTCGTTGGGACCAGGGTTACGGTGCAACTGTTGGAACCAAGCGGAAGAAAGCCGGTCTGACCTTGACCCTGAGCGGCGCCAATCATTTTAAAAAGCCGGCCAAGCGGCCGCCGTTGGCTCGCCTTCAGCCGCAGCCAACAGAACCTGTTGCAGCACCCGCTTCACAGTCGTCTGCAGCAGCCGCGCCAGTAGCAATCGGTGCGGCGGGAGTCTCTCCCGCGGCGCCGTCACGGCCGACCGTGGCAAGCGACCGGCTGCAGGATGCGCTACGGATGACCACGCAGAGTATGCAGGCCCTGCAAAGCCTGCAGGAACAGACCGCCAAGCTGCATCAACAGTTTTTAGAAGGGCAGCAGGCCGCGACTCAGTCCTTCATGCAGCTGATTGAACAGCAACAGCAATTGCTGCATGGGCAGCCTTTGGTGCAGAACACAGCCACCCCGGCTGCTGTAGCCGCACCAGTTGCCGCACCCGCAACTCAACCGGTGGCGGCCGCAGTTCCAACCACGCCGACTAGTCCTCAGCCCGCCAGCGCTGCCGCAGCGCCTCTGCCGGTAACTCCGGTTGCCCCAGCTGCCCCGGCTGTCGTCAGTAACATTGCTCCGTTATTGCTCGAAATTATCGCCGAGAAAACCGGTTATCCGGTAGAAATGCTCGAACTTGAGATGGCGCTGGACTCGGATCTGGGAATTGACTCCATCAAACGGGTGGAAATCCTCTCCGCGCTGCAGGACCGCTTACCGCAAGCTCCGACCATCGGCCCGGAAGACCTTGGCCGCCTGCAGACCCTGGGGGAAATCGTTGCTCATCTTGATGCGGAGATGCCCGGTGATAAGGCTGCCACGGCGACCAGCGGGGTTTCTTCCGCAACCGTGGATGCGTCCCAGATTACTGCAACCTTGTTGGCGGTGGTCGCAGAAAAGACCGGCTACCCACAGGAGATGCTTGAACTGGAGATGGCCCTGGATAGCGATCTGGGGATCGATTCCATCAAACGAGTGGAAATTCTTTCCGCCTTGCAGGAAAGCCTGCCTGAGCTGCCGCCGATTAAACCTGAAGAACTGGGGCAATTGCAGACCCTGGGACAGATTGTCGCTCATCTTGGCAGCGCGATTAGCGTTCCCGCCAGCGTGGCAACAGTTGCTGCTGCGGCGCTGCCGCAGGTGAGCCGCAAGCAGGTGAGTGAGACCCTGCTAGCCGTGGTCGCAGAAAAAACCGGCTATCCGGTCGACATGCTCGAACCGGAGATGGCCCTGGATACCGATCTGGGGATCGACTCCATCAAACGGGTGGAAATCCTCTCCGCCCTGCAGGAACAGCTGCCGGATCTGCCGGCCGTCAAGCCGGAGGATCTCAGCGTGCTGCAGACTCTCGCCCAGATCATCGATCATCTCTGTCGCAGCCAACAGCCGAGTGCCATCGGCGTGGAACAACCGCAGCCTACAAGCGTCGATCGTGGCACAGTTGCCAGCACCCTGCTTGAGGTGATTGCGGAAAAAACCGGTTACCCGGTGGAGATGCTTGAACTGGAGATGGCCCTGGATACCGATCTGGGAATCGACTCCATCAAGCGGGTGGAAATCCTCTCCGCTTTGCAGGAGCGGATACCGGGTGCGCCGGCCATCAAGCCGGAACATTTGGGTACTTTGCAGACCGTTGGTCAGATCGTCGATTTCCTGGCCAGCCTGGCCGGTTCGGAAGAAACCAGGGAACCTTCCTCCAGTCAAGCGGTTGCGGCTGCCAAAGGGATCTCCCGACAGGTTCTCCAGGCCCTTCCATTACCTAAAAAGCGCCCCCAGAAGGAGTTCAAATTTACCTCCGGCGCGCAGGTCTGGATTACCGATGACGGTTCTGCCCTAAGTGATGAGCTTTGCAAACGGTTTACCGCTCGCCAGTTGATCCCGCGGAAAATTTCTCTGTCCGAATTGACCGACCTGGAAATTCCCGAGACCCTCTCCGGGCTGGTTGTGATGGCGCCTCTGCATGGCACCAGCGACCGCTTTTTAATCGATTCATTTGCCCTGGTGCAGAAATGTGAACCCGCCCTGGATACCGCCAGCGGGCGCGGTGGTGCTTTTATTGCCACCGTTTCCCGTCTGAACGGCTGCTTTGGGCTCAAATCACGCAGTAGCATTAGCGATCCCTTGTCCGGCGGCTTGGCCGGGCTGTGTAAAACCGCAGCCCTGGAATGGCCCTCCATTCATTGCAAAGCCCTGGATATCGCCATGGGAATGGAGATCGAAGCGACTGCCGAAACCCTGGTCAACGAGATCTTCCTGGCCGGCCCCCTTGAGGTCGGCGTGACTTCGGTCGGGATTCAGGGGTTGGAACTGGTCGAGCAACCGCTGTCCAGTCAAGCTTTGGACCTGCCGGTCGGAGCCGGGGATCTGGTGGTGATCAGCGGTGGTGCTCGGGGCGTCACGGCCGAAGCGGCAGTTGCGCTCGCCCGCGCCAGTCAGGCAACGCTGCTGCTACTGGGCCGCAATCGTCTCAGTGAGAGCGAGCCGGCTTGGCTCAACGGGCTGCATGATGAGGCAGCCATTAAAAAGGGAATTCTCGCTCATGCTACCGGGCCGATGAAACCGAAAGAGGTTGCCCAGGAGTTCCAGCGGATCAGTGCTGAGCGGGAAATCCGCGCAACCCTGGAGCGGATTCTTAACGCCGGCGGCAAAGCCCTGTATCGGTCCGTGGACCTGCGTGATGCCGACCAGTGTCGGGCGGTTATTGCCGAAGCTGTTGCTGAGTATGGTCCGGTGCGCGGGATTATTCATGGTGCCGGAGTGCTGGCCGACAAACTGATCAAGGAAAAGACCCTGGCTCAATTTGATCAGGTCTACGCGACCAAGGTGGACGGTTTGCGCAACCTGCTCGCTTCAGTGACTGAAGCGGATTTGCAATTCCTTGCCCTGTATTCGTCCTCGACCGGGCGTTTCGGGCGCATCGGCCAGGTCGATTATGCCGTTGCCAATGAGGTGCTGAATAAAATTGCCGCTGCAGAGGCGGAAAAACTGCCTCACTGTCGGGTTCTGGCTCTGAACTGGGGCCCCTGGGACGGGGGGATGGTGACCCCGGAACTGAAGAAAGTCTTTGCCCGGGAAGGGGTTGCGGTCATCGATCTGCAGGCCGGAACCGACTATTTGCTGCAGGAGTTGTCCAATCCGGATCGGGAAGCTGTCGAACTGGTGATCAGCGGCGCTGAAGAACAGGGCAGCGCTCTTTCGACCGCCGAGCCGCAAGCGAATATCTATGTGTCCAAGGCCTTCGATCTTGAGCTGTCCGTTGAACAGTATCCGTTTTTGAAATCTCATGTCATGGATGGCAAAGCGGTTCTGCCGGTGGCGATCATGGTCGAATGGATGGCCCATGGTGCGATCCACAACAATCCTGGCCTGAAATTTCAGGGGTTCAATGATCTGCGGGTCTTGAAAGGGGTCATCCTGGCGGCGGACAGTAGCTACAGTCTGCAGGTCATGACCGGTAAAGCGATCAAGAGTGACGGAATCCATGTCGTGCCGGTGGAAATTTCCGGCACCAACGGCAAAGGGCAGGTCGTACCTCACGCACGGGGCCGAATTCTTCTGGCCTCAGCCTTGCCGGCTGTCAAAGCCGCTTTGCCGGCTCCTGAGCTGCCGGCCTATAACCGGGACGGGGAAATTTACACCGCCGACCGTCTGTTCCATGGTGCTGACTTCCATGGCATCAGCCGGGTGCTCGGTTGCTCCAGCCAGGGGATCAGCGTGGTTGCTCAGGGGGCACCGTCGCCCGGGCAATGGATCGACCAGCCGCTGCGCAGCAGCTGGTTTGCCGATCCGTTGGTCCTCGACAGCAGTTTCCAGTCATTGATTCTGTGGAGTTTTGACCAATATCAGGCCGGCTCGCTGCCGGTGTTTGCCGAACGTTATCGGCAGTACCGCGAGCGCTTCCCGACCACCGGGACCGAAATCAGGGTCAAGGTCATTGAGCGGAGCACCAGCCGCGCTGTTGCTCAGATCGACTTTGTCGATGCCACCGACGGTTCGCTGGTGGCGCGGATCGAGAACTACGAATGTGTGATCGATGCCTCGCTGAATGCAACTTTCCAGCGTAATAAACTGACTGGAGTCGCTTGAAAATGCCCCTTGCTCAATCTGTTGCGATTGTCGG
The Pelobacter seleniigenes DSM 18267 DNA segment above includes these coding regions:
- a CDS encoding nitrous oxide reductase accessory protein NosL; amino-acid sequence: MAIGKMTAILLVLTFLALPALADTPPLPDKERCPVCGMFVAPYPNWIAVVQFKDDTKAYFDGPKDMFTYLADLNKYNPGAKLADISGVFVTDYYNVVLLPASEVYFVSGSDVLGPMGEEYVTLRNSAEVKSFMRDHGGKKVLIYKEHHLIETEVE
- the ispH gene encoding 4-hydroxy-3-methylbut-2-enyl diphosphate reductase translates to MESVRAKSAGFCMGVSLALRKLDEVIKKHPDSGKIYIFGSIIHNPQVVEDYAGKGVVTVESAEDIPDGSIVVVRAHGITKQIRQRLTERGIHVVDATCPKVREACLRIEKSTAEGRTLLLFGEETHPEVKCLLSYAAGTSFVFDSFEHCRRQRLDPALKYCLAAQTTQDKSTFDQISKHLTNHENLDLIVLPTICDATKKRQGEAIRLAEEVDFFIVAGGYNSSNTKRLAEVIAAHGTKVIHVETAAELPLDELRQYRKIGLTAGASTPRKIVDEIQAVLESL
- a CDS encoding PfaD family polyunsaturated fatty acid/polyketide biosynthesis protein produces the protein MVLPCPLESLGSRRFCSDFNIKYPYVGGSMAKGISSVAMVRELGRHGMLGFFGAAGLSLQDIERAIDQLESEGNAFSYGFNLIHSPNEPELEKAVVELYIRRGIRLIEASAFLSLTLPVVRFRTHGIYRDAQGRVVAPNRVIAKISREEVAARFLAPPPEKMLRQLVAEGQLTEEQALLAAEIPVAQDITVEADSGGHTDNRPALALFPTILAQKEQVQRQQNYACELRVGLGGGIATPASAVAAFAMGADYLVTGTVNQACIESGTCDEVRQMLAETRQADITMAPSGDMFELGVKVQVVKRGTMFAIRAHKLYELYRAFSSIEELPADERDKLEKTFFRTSLDAVWEQTRRYFSGRDPRQVEKAEKDPKYKMALVFRWYLGQSPVWANSGEASRKIDYQIWCGPAMGAFNEWVRGSFLEQVSERKVAVVAMNILFGAAVLQRGNQLKQQGGTLPSALNLTAPLTIDQIKEFLS
- a CDS encoding type I polyketide synthase; translated protein: MNNNNEVKEQSPASVPLAIVGIGCMFPQADNAGAFWTNIRNGADGISEVPETHWRPEDYFDQDPKAADKVYSKLGGFLSPVEFNPMDYGILPNSIEAIDTSQLLGLLTVEQALANAGYAGDKEFDRDRVSVILGVTGALELVIPLGARLGHPRWRQALEDAGVDQELAEDVVRRISDSYVPWQENSFPGLLGNVVAGRISKHFNFGGTNCVVDAACGSSLSALNLAALELAAGRSDMVVTGGIDTFNDIFMYSCFSKTPALSPSGHARPYSADSDGTTIGEGLGVVVLKRLSDAERDGDRIYAVVKGIGASSDGRGGAIYEPTASGQTKALRRAYEQAGIDPRSIELIEGHGTGTRVGDAIEVAALQEVFGPAEQPWCALGSVKSQIGHTKAAAGSAGLIKAALALYHKVLPPTIKVDQPHESLLQESSAFYLNTECRPWVGNPNHPRRAGISALGFGGSNFHCLLEEYQPEKAVVDWLGDVQPVPFSASTIEQLKQAVNDFPVAADWRAIRAAAAAQRQSFDSAAEYRLVAVLDRRQADPVGPLKTCLTQLAKHAEQSVWETPDGAYFASGPAGGKVALLFPGQGAQYPGMLADLAVQFPEFFVVLEQADRSFSAANGQSSGALAGKLYPRPQFDQAGRDASFAALQATDLAQPALGAVSLGAMRVLNGFGLQGDAFAGHSYGELAALCCAGALAEPDLYRLSKLRGELMAAGGGDRGTMLAVSAPLAEIADFISTAGLDLVLANRNTPTQGVLSGATSEIEKAARLLEQQGIAHKRLSVAAAFHSALVAEAAQPFAAELAQVDFQPARGQVYSNTTGQAYPQETQAMAELLSRQLASPVDFVAEVASLYRDGARIFVEVGPGARLVGMVKAILAEQPYAAVALDSSNGKRSTIHDLARLLARLASLGVSLDLSRWDQGYGATVGTKRKKAGLTLTLSGANHFKKPAKRPPLARLQPQPTEPVAAPASQSSAAAAPVAIGAAGVSPAAPSRPTVASDRLQDALRMTTQSMQALQSLQEQTAKLHQQFLEGQQAATQSFMQLIEQQQQLLHGQPLVQNTATPAAVAAPVAAPATQPVAAAVPTTPTSPQPASAAAAPLPVTPVAPAAPAVVSNIAPLLLEIIAEKTGYPVEMLELEMALDSDLGIDSIKRVEILSALQDRLPQAPTIGPEDLGRLQTLGEIVAHLDAEMPGDKAATATSGVSSATVDASQITATLLAVVAEKTGYPQEMLELEMALDSDLGIDSIKRVEILSALQESLPELPPIKPEELGQLQTLGQIVAHLGSAISVPASVATVAAAALPQVSRKQVSETLLAVVAEKTGYPVDMLEPEMALDTDLGIDSIKRVEILSALQEQLPDLPAVKPEDLSVLQTLAQIIDHLCRSQQPSAIGVEQPQPTSVDRGTVASTLLEVIAEKTGYPVEMLELEMALDTDLGIDSIKRVEILSALQERIPGAPAIKPEHLGTLQTVGQIVDFLASLAGSEETREPSSSQAVAAAKGISRQVLQALPLPKKRPQKEFKFTSGAQVWITDDGSALSDELCKRFTARQLIPRKISLSELTDLEIPETLSGLVVMAPLHGTSDRFLIDSFALVQKCEPALDTASGRGGAFIATVSRLNGCFGLKSRSSISDPLSGGLAGLCKTAALEWPSIHCKALDIAMGMEIEATAETLVNEIFLAGPLEVGVTSVGIQGLELVEQPLSSQALDLPVGAGDLVVISGGARGVTAEAAVALARASQATLLLLGRNRLSESEPAWLNGLHDEAAIKKGILAHATGPMKPKEVAQEFQRISAEREIRATLERILNAGGKALYRSVDLRDADQCRAVIAEAVAEYGPVRGIIHGAGVLADKLIKEKTLAQFDQVYATKVDGLRNLLASVTEADLQFLALYSSSTGRFGRIGQVDYAVANEVLNKIAAAEAEKLPHCRVLALNWGPWDGGMVTPELKKVFAREGVAVIDLQAGTDYLLQELSNPDREAVELVISGAEEQGSALSTAEPQANIYVSKAFDLELSVEQYPFLKSHVMDGKAVLPVAIMVEWMAHGAIHNNPGLKFQGFNDLRVLKGVILAADSSYSLQVMTGKAIKSDGIHVVPVEISGTNGKGQVVPHARGRILLASALPAVKAALPAPELPAYNRDGEIYTADRLFHGADFHGISRVLGCSSQGISVVAQGAPSPGQWIDQPLRSSWFADPLVLDSSFQSLILWSFDQYQAGSLPVFAERYRQYRERFPTTGTEIRVKVIERSTSRAVAQIDFVDATDGSLVARIENYECVIDASLNATFQRNKLTGVA